One genomic window of Arachis stenosperma cultivar V10309 chromosome 10, arast.V10309.gnm1.PFL2, whole genome shotgun sequence includes the following:
- the LOC130958109 gene encoding probable carboxylesterase 11 isoform X1 produces the protein MPTVAVKLYSVFFKFLLKQRLQNRIQDSLQESDPFGVTSRPGESVAAANPSFSDGVATKDIHIDTFTSLSVRIFLPESALAEPELARGSKPHHLKSITDSTNKLAQAGPGLIRAEKASLASRRAGATPREEPRRNSLGPTGEGLSSASGGGGYLGYSPAPGGRRRKLPVIVQFHGGGWVSGSSDSVANDLFCRRIAKLCDAIVVAVSYRLAPENQYPAAFEDGFKVLNWLAKQANLAECSRSMEVRKLDAHKAIVDSFGAAVVEPWLAAHANPSRCILLGVSCGANIADYVARKAVEAGKLLDPVKVVAQVLMYPFFIGSVPTHSEIKLAKSYFYDKAMCMLAWKLFLNEEKFNLDHPEANPLAPGRGPPLKLMPPTLTVVAELDWMRDRAIAYSEQLRKVNVDAPVLEYKDAVHEFATLDVLIKTPEAQACAEDIAIWVKKYTSLRGHEFSY, from the exons ATGCCGACCGTGGCGGTGAAGCTCTACAGCGTCTTCTTCAAGTTCCTATTGAAGCAGCGTTTGCAGAATCGGATCCAAGACTCGCTTCAAGAATCCGACCCGTTCGGAGTCACGTCCAGGCCCGGCGAATCCGTCGCAGCCGCAAACCCATCCTTCTCCGACGGCGTCGCCACCAAAGACATTCACATTGACACCTTCACGTCCCTCTCCGTACGAATATTCCTACCCGAGTCAGCACTCGCCGAACCCGAACTTGCACGCGGTTCAAAGCCTCACCATCTCAAATCTATAACTGACTCTACAAACAAATTAGCTCAGGCAGGACCTGGATTAATCCGCGCCGAAAAGGCGTCGCTCGCGTCGCGGCGAGCGGGGGCGACGCCGAGGGAGGAGCCTCGACGGAACAGCCTCGGCCCTACCGGAGAGGGATTGAGCTCCGCATCCGGTGGCGGAGGGTATCTTGGATACTCGCCGGCGCCGGGAGGCCGACGGAGAAAGCTGCCGGTGATTGTGCagtttcatggaggaggttggGTGAGCGGGAGTAGTGACTCGGTGGCGAATGATTTGTTCTGCCGGCGGATCGCAAAGCTGTGCGATGCGATTGTGGTGGCGGTGAGTTACCGGCTGGCGCCGGAGAACCAGTATCCGGCTGCATTCGAGGACGGGTTCAAGGTTCTGAATTGGCTGGCGAAGCAGGCGAATTTGGCGGAGTGTAGCAGGTCCATGGAGGTTAGGAAGTTGGACGCTCACAAGGCTATTGTTGATTCGTTTGGAGCTGCGGTTGTGGAGCCATGGCTCGCTGCTCATGCAAATCCATCGag GTGTATTCTTCTAGGTGTGAGTTGTGGTGCAAATATTGCCGACTATGTGGCTCGAAAAGCTGTAGAAGCCGGCAAACTTCTGGACCCTGTCAAGGTGGTAGCACAGGTCCTGATGTATCCATTTTTCATTGGAAGTGTGCCCACTCATTCTGAAATAAAGTTGGCAAAGTCTTACTTTTATGACAAGGCTATGTGTATGTTAGCATGGAAACTTTTCCTAAACGAGGAAAAATTTAACCTCGACCATCCAGAAGCCAATCCCCTTGCCCCAGGCCGGGGTCCTCCCTTGAAGTTGATGCCTCCAACATTGACAGTGGTAGCGGAACTTGACTGGATGAGGGACCGAGCCATCGCTTACTCGGAGCAGCTCAGGAAAGTGAATGTTGATGCGCCTGTTCTGGAGTATAAAGATGCAGTCCATGAATTTGCAACGCTTGATGTACTTATCAAAACCCCAGAGGCCCAGGCTTGTGCTGAGGACATCGCCATCTGGGTCAAGAAATATACCTCACTTAGGGGTCACGAATTCTCGTATTGA
- the LOC130958109 gene encoding probable carboxylesterase 11 isoform X2 produces the protein MPTVAVKLYSVFFKFLLKQRLQNRIQDSLQESDPFGVTSRPGESVAAANPSFSDGVATKDIHIDTFTSLSVRIFLPESALAEPELAPGATPREEPRRNSLGPTGEGLSSASGGGGYLGYSPAPGGRRRKLPVIVQFHGGGWVSGSSDSVANDLFCRRIAKLCDAIVVAVSYRLAPENQYPAAFEDGFKVLNWLAKQANLAECSRSMEVRKLDAHKAIVDSFGAAVVEPWLAAHANPSRCILLGVSCGANIADYVARKAVEAGKLLDPVKVVAQVLMYPFFIGSVPTHSEIKLAKSYFYDKAMCMLAWKLFLNEEKFNLDHPEANPLAPGRGPPLKLMPPTLTVVAELDWMRDRAIAYSEQLRKVNVDAPVLEYKDAVHEFATLDVLIKTPEAQACAEDIAIWVKKYTSLRGHEFSY, from the exons ATGCCGACCGTGGCGGTGAAGCTCTACAGCGTCTTCTTCAAGTTCCTATTGAAGCAGCGTTTGCAGAATCGGATCCAAGACTCGCTTCAAGAATCCGACCCGTTCGGAGTCACGTCCAGGCCCGGCGAATCCGTCGCAGCCGCAAACCCATCCTTCTCCGACGGCGTCGCCACCAAAGACATTCACATTGACACCTTCACGTCCCTCTCCGTACGAATATTCCTACCCGAGTCAGCACTCGCCGAACCCGAACTTGCAC CGGGGGCGACGCCGAGGGAGGAGCCTCGACGGAACAGCCTCGGCCCTACCGGAGAGGGATTGAGCTCCGCATCCGGTGGCGGAGGGTATCTTGGATACTCGCCGGCGCCGGGAGGCCGACGGAGAAAGCTGCCGGTGATTGTGCagtttcatggaggaggttggGTGAGCGGGAGTAGTGACTCGGTGGCGAATGATTTGTTCTGCCGGCGGATCGCAAAGCTGTGCGATGCGATTGTGGTGGCGGTGAGTTACCGGCTGGCGCCGGAGAACCAGTATCCGGCTGCATTCGAGGACGGGTTCAAGGTTCTGAATTGGCTGGCGAAGCAGGCGAATTTGGCGGAGTGTAGCAGGTCCATGGAGGTTAGGAAGTTGGACGCTCACAAGGCTATTGTTGATTCGTTTGGAGCTGCGGTTGTGGAGCCATGGCTCGCTGCTCATGCAAATCCATCGag GTGTATTCTTCTAGGTGTGAGTTGTGGTGCAAATATTGCCGACTATGTGGCTCGAAAAGCTGTAGAAGCCGGCAAACTTCTGGACCCTGTCAAGGTGGTAGCACAGGTCCTGATGTATCCATTTTTCATTGGAAGTGTGCCCACTCATTCTGAAATAAAGTTGGCAAAGTCTTACTTTTATGACAAGGCTATGTGTATGTTAGCATGGAAACTTTTCCTAAACGAGGAAAAATTTAACCTCGACCATCCAGAAGCCAATCCCCTTGCCCCAGGCCGGGGTCCTCCCTTGAAGTTGATGCCTCCAACATTGACAGTGGTAGCGGAACTTGACTGGATGAGGGACCGAGCCATCGCTTACTCGGAGCAGCTCAGGAAAGTGAATGTTGATGCGCCTGTTCTGGAGTATAAAGATGCAGTCCATGAATTTGCAACGCTTGATGTACTTATCAAAACCCCAGAGGCCCAGGCTTGTGCTGAGGACATCGCCATCTGGGTCAAGAAATATACCTCACTTAGGGGTCACGAATTCTCGTATTGA
- the LOC130954854 gene encoding uncharacterized protein LOC130954854 — protein sequence MVTPRADSKLKHKRDEKQTQIQCWEEEEPENHGNEILGNPSLKGGLTKKTKLSKCDESMGPKEHATTMVGLAGIPVSPCYPDSKGGVYFVLEKASLVAAYVGKRYQILNPDEHANFLRRKNKNPYDYRPDIVHEALLQIMGSRLCMAGRLRGVFIRTDEGILIRVEPNTQIPKTLGSFCNMMAELLQKFSIKSKGKRGKLLRLIENPVTQHLPVNSRKIGLSVSSPKAVQINDYLAAANQDENLVFVVGAMAHGKIDAEYVDDFISVSALPLSAGTCLRRICVALERNQKIH from the exons ATGGTCACTCCTCGTGCAGACAGTAAACTGAAGCATAAGAGGGATGAAAAACAAACCCAAATCCAATGTTGGGAGGAGGAAGAGCCAGAGAATCATGGTAATGAGATCCTTGGCAACCCTTCTCTCAAGGGGGGTCTTACGAAAAAG ACAAAGCTTAGCAAATGTGATGAATCAATGGGGCCCAAAGAACATGCTACTACAATGGTGGGGCTTGCAGGAATTCCTGTATCTCCTTGCTACCCGGACTCAAAAGGTGGAGTCTATTTTGTTCTTGAGAAAGCCTCGCTGGTTGCTGCTTATGTTGGAAAG AGGTACCAGATTTTAAATCCAGATGAGCATGCCAATTTCCTTCGAAGGAAAAACAAGAACCCTTATGATTATAGGCCTGATATTGTGCATGAG GCTCTTCTTCAAATTATGGGTAGTCGGCTTTGCATGGCTGGTAGGTTGCGTGGTGTGTTCATTAGGACTGATGAAGGAATACTAATCCGAGTTGAACCAAACACCCAGATACCAAAGACTCTTGGAAGCTTTTGCAACATGATGG cTGAGCTACTGCAAAAGTTCAGCATCAAGTCAAAGGGTAAACGTGGAAAACTTTTGCGCCTAATTGAAAATCCTGTAACTCAACACCTACCCGTTAATTCTCGTAAGATTG GGCTTTCTGTCAGTTCACCTAAGGCTGTTCAAATAAACGACTACCTCGCTGCTGCTAATCAAGATGAGAACCTTGTGTTTGTG GTTGGTGCAATGGCTCATGGAAAGATTGATGCTGAATATGTTGATGATTTTATATCAG TTTCTGCATTGCCCTTGAGTGCTGGGACTTGTCTGAGACGTATCTGCGTTGCATTGGAGAGGAATCAGAAGATTCACTGA
- the LOC130955577 gene encoding 26S proteasome non-ATPase regulatory subunit 11 homolog: MASSHLAATTESLALAMEAKNPSEAISILYRVLEDPSSSSEALRMKEQAITNLTDLLRQENRGEDLRSLLTQLRPFFSLIPKAKTAKIVRGIIDAVAKIPGTSALQIALCKEMVQWTRAEKRTFLRQRVEARLAALLMENKEFSEALTLLSSLVKEVRRLDDKLLLVDIDLLESKLHFSLRNLPKAKAALTAARTAANAIYVPPAQQGAIDLQSGILHAEEKDYKTAYSYFFEAFESFNALEDPKAVFSLKYMLLCKIMVNQADDVGGIISSKAGLQYVGPDLDAMKAVADAHSKRSLKLFEITLRDYKVQLEEDPIVHRHLQSLYDTLLEQNLCRLIEPFSRVEIAHIAELIELPIDHVERKLSQMILDKKFAGTLDQGAGCLIIFDDPKTDAIYPATLETISNIGKVVDSLYVRSAKIMT, translated from the coding sequence ATGGCTTCATCTCATCTTGCTGCAACAACTGAGTCACTTGCTCTTGCAATGGAGGCCAAAAACCCATCTGAAGCAATCTCCATTCTTTACCGTGTACTCGAGgatccttcttcttcatccgAAGCTTTGCGTATGAAAGAGCAGGCCATCACAAACCTTACTGACCTTCTAAGACAAGAGAATAGGGGGGAGGATCTGCGCAGCCTTCTCACACAACTGAGGCCCTTTTTCTCCTTGATCCCTAAGGCAAAAACTGCAAAGATTGTCAGGGGAATAATTGACGCAGTTGCTAAAATTCCAGGGACATCTGCTCTTCAAATTGCACTCTGCAAAGAAATGGTGCAATGGACTCGTGCTGAGAAGCGTACGTTCTTGAGGCAGAGAGTTGAGGCAAGGCTTGCAGCACTTCTGATGGAAAATAAGGAGTTTTCAGAAGCTTTGACTTTACTCTCCAGCTTGGTCAAAGAGGTTAGAAGATTAGATGACAAGCTTCTACTTGTAGACATAGACTTGCTGGAAAGCAAGCTACACTTCTCATTAAGGAACCTTCCAAAGGCAAAAGCTGCACTCACAGCAGCAAGAACAGCTGCAAATGCTATTTATGTGCCGCCGGCACAGCAAGGTGCCATAGATCTGCAGAGTGGAATACTGCATGCTGAGGAGAAGGATTATAAAACTGCATATAGTTATTTCTTTGAAGCCTTTGAATCCTTCAATGCACTTGAAGATCCAAAGGCTGTTTTCAGCCTGAAATACATGTTGTTATGTAAGATCATGGTGAATCAAGCTGATGACGTTGGTGGAATCATATCCTCTAAAGCTGGTTTGCAATATGTCGGCCCTGACTTGGATGCAATGAAAGCTGTTGCAGATGCTCATTCTAAGCGCTCCCTGAAGTTATTCGAGATTACTCTGCGAGACTACAAGGTGCAGTTGGAGGAAGACCCAATCGTCCATAGGCACTTGCAATCCCTGTATGATACCCTTCTCGAGCAGAATCTTTGCAGGTTGATCGAGCCATTCtcaagagttgagattgcacaCATTGCGGAGCTCATTGAACTACCTATTGATCACGTGGAGCGGAAGTTGTCCCAGATGATCTTGGACAAGAAGTTCGCTGGGACATTAGATCAAGGTGCCGGATGCCTCATCATATTTGATGACCCCAAGACAGATGCCATATATCCTGCAACTTTGGAAACCATTTCCAATATTGGAAAAGTTGTGGATAGTCTTTATGTTAGATCGGCCAAGATCATGACATGA